The genomic window GGTCTGCGAGGGGATGGATAGAGATGCTCCTTAGCAAGTGATCAGCAGCATTGACTCTTTCCATTCGCCACCGGTGCCGCCGTTACCCAGGGAATCAGACACCCGTTTTGTTTTCCCTGCGCGGTCTCTCAGTGCGCCCTGCCCTCCCATCGCCGGGTCGTTTTGGATctcctggagcttggagacacgcAGTACATTTCCATTCCCCGGAGATCAGCCCGCCTTCTCGTCCCCGCACGGCTCGGTCCCCGCTCCCGCGCCCGGCACTGAGGATGAGCCCGAGACTGAACTCCGAGTTCATTAAAGGAGGGGAAACATCTGACTACAGCTGACGGCTTTTGGGAGTAAAGGATTGTGCGACTAAAGGGTTCTGAGACTAAATAATCAATCTGAAGCTACTAGATGACATTTGATCTGCTTGAATCGACATGGATTAATAAAGAAGTGCAGATGTTGGGCAAACACATTGGCTGGTTTATTTTAACGGGAGTTGGATTTAATTGGCAACAGTTTGCTGATTCTTGGTTTAATTTGGAGCTATTTCTTCCTGGTGCActgaggtgggggaggggctggagAGCCGTCCGCTGTTAATTGATCTGCGCTTTCCACGACGGACCAATCAGCAACGGGCACCATCGAATTTTGTGTGTTACGCTTCCCGTGGAGACCGCGGCCCCTTTGTCCTCGCTGGCCAATCGGAGGTCGGGCGAACGCCAACGTTCTATTCCCGGGGACTATAAAGGGACCGATTAGCGCCGCGCGCCGCCACTGCGAGAACTGCTCGAAGAAAGCAAAATGGTGAGCGCGCGCGTGGGAACTGTCGGGGGCGCGCGAGTGCGGTGCACCGGGAGCGGGAGCGGGGACCCGGGCAGTGAATGTATGCGGGAACGAGGAGGCGGAGTAAACCCGGGGGAAATGGAAGCGCAAACTCTAGGAGGTCCGAAATGACCCGGCGATGGGAGGAGGAGAGCGCACCGAGAGAATGCACAGGAAAAGCAGGTCCGTGATTCCCACGGAAACGGCTGCACCAGTGGCGAAGGGAAAGCAGAATGTGTATGAATTGCAGAGGTGGGTGGGACTGACCTGCATCGTTACAGCTTGGGATGCTCCATGGAGCTAATCCGGATTGGATAGAGTTTAGTGCGCGAATGGGGCGAGGGCGCTCTGGACAATGGCATCTGGAGATATGTTGGAATTATTATAGAAATATCGGAGCAAACAGATCGGGAGCGCACTTCTGGAAAACAATTCCCTTGTGCCTTAATACCCAACCGTATGTTGCCGTCCCTGCAGCGTGAGTGTATCTCAGTCCACATCGGCCAGGCCGGGTGCCAGATCGGTAACGCTTGCTGGGAGCTGTACTGTCTGGAACACGGCATCCAACCGGATGGACAGATGCCGAGTGACAAGACCATCGGAGGGGGCGACGACTCCTTCAACACCTTCTTCAGCGAGACGGGGTCAGGCAAGCACGTCCCGCGGGCCGTCTTCATCGACCTGGAGCCCACCGTTGTCGGTAAGGCCAGCGGGCATTGAAGAATGATCTCGCGCTGATTTAACAGAGTCTGTGTTCAATTCGCCCGTTCTCTgcttcctctctccccacacagATGAGGTCCGGACCGGCACCTACCGGCAGCTCTTCCACCCCGAGCAGCTCATCACTGGCAAGGAGGACGCGGCCAACAACTACGCGCGGGGCCACTGTTCCATCGGTAAAGAGATCGTGGACCTGGTCCTGGACCGCATCCGGAAGCTGGTACGTTGCCTAGCGACTACCAATCACCGTCGGGCGCCCCATGCTCACCTCTCCACTGTATCCCATACCGTATCCGTCTCTGACTTCTGCTTCGCAACGCCAACTCACCGGTTGGTCCTGGATTCAGAATGTCGCAGCCCCCGCTTGCAGAGAAACTCGGCGCAATCTCCCTCCGGACCGGGAACGGGCGGCATGTTCACCTATTTTACCTTTCTCCTTTCCTTTGAAGACACTCTCAAAACTCGACCGCTCTTTAACCCGTTTCGCCTTTTCCATTCAGCAATTATCGGATATTTCACTTTATGCTCGCCCACACGGCAATTCCACGCCCATTACGTTCCTCTCGTCCCCGCTCCGCTCAACCAGCTGTATATTCTCTGCCCACAGGCGGACCAGTGCACGGGGCTGCAGGGGTTCCTCATCTTCCACAGCTTCGGGGGTGGCACCGGCTCGGGCTTCACCTCCCTCCTCATGGAGAGACTCTCCGTCGATTACGGCAAGAAATCCAAGCTCGAGTTCGCCGTCTACCCGGCGCCCCAGATCTCCACCGCCGTGGTCGAGCCTTACAACTCGGTGCTGGTCACCCACTGCACCCTCGAGCACTCGGACTGCGCCTTCATGGTGGACAACGAGGCCATCTACGACGTGTGCCGGCGGAACCTGGACATCGAGCGCCCCACTTACACCAACCTCAACCGTCTCATTGCGCAGTTGGTGTCGTCCATCACGGCGTCGCTGCGCTTCGACGGCGCCCTCAACGTGGACCTGACCGAGTTCCAGACCAACCTGGTGCCCTACCCCCGCATCCA from Mobula birostris isolate sMobBir1 chromosome 29, sMobBir1.hap1, whole genome shotgun sequence includes these protein-coding regions:
- the LOC140190305 gene encoding tubulin alpha chain-like isoform X1 — protein: MLPSLQRECISVHIGQAGCQIGNACWELYCLEHGIQPDGQMPSDKTIGGGDDSFNTFFSETGSGKHVPRAVFIDLEPTVVDEVRTGTYRQLFHPEQLITGKEDAANNYARGHCSIGKEIVDLVLDRIRKLADQCTGLQGFLIFHSFGGGTGSGFTSLLMERLSVDYGKKSKLEFAVYPAPQISTAVVEPYNSVLVTHCTLEHSDCAFMVDNEAIYDVCRRNLDIERPTYTNLNRLIAQLVSSITASLRFDGALNVDLTEFQTNLVPYPRIHFPLATYAPLISAEKAYHEQLSVSEITNACFEPANQMVKCDPRQGKYMACCMLYRGDVVPKDVNAAIATIKTKRSIQFVDWCPTGFKVGINYQPPTVVPGGDLAKVQRAVCMLSNTTAISMAWTRLDLKFDKMYAKRAFVHWYVGEGLEEGEFQDAREDMASLEKDYQEVAVDSAELDRREEEEE
- the LOC140190305 gene encoding tubulin alpha chain-like isoform X2 yields the protein MPSDKTIGGGDDSFNTFFSETGSGKHVPRAVFIDLEPTVVDEVRTGTYRQLFHPEQLITGKEDAANNYARGHCSIGKEIVDLVLDRIRKLADQCTGLQGFLIFHSFGGGTGSGFTSLLMERLSVDYGKKSKLEFAVYPAPQISTAVVEPYNSVLVTHCTLEHSDCAFMVDNEAIYDVCRRNLDIERPTYTNLNRLIAQLVSSITASLRFDGALNVDLTEFQTNLVPYPRIHFPLATYAPLISAEKAYHEQLSVSEITNACFEPANQMVKCDPRQGKYMACCMLYRGDVVPKDVNAAIATIKTKRSIQFVDWCPTGFKVGINYQPPTVVPGGDLAKVQRAVCMLSNTTAISMAWTRLDLKFDKMYAKRAFVHWYVGEGLEEGEFQDAREDMASLEKDYQEVAVDSAELDRREEEEE